Below is a window of Humulus lupulus chromosome 9, drHumLupu1.1, whole genome shotgun sequence DNA.
AAATATCTGAATGAATTAAATCTAGTGGCTCAGATTCTCTAGTAACAGACTTATGAGGAGTCTTAGTTATTTTAGCTTGactacaaaaatcacatttttcaaaatcgttttctgacactttaggaatcagtcctatgttactcatgttcttaataatgcgcttattcacatgacaaagtctagcataccaaccattaaaatcacacaacatataagcagaaggagaaactttattggattcaacatttaacttaaacataccatcagtagcataacccttcccaacaaaaataccattcttagtgatggtgtacaaatcagccccaatagtttgagtaaacccagccttattaagcagaaaaccagaaaccagattctttctcatctcaGGAGTATGCATTACATCTTTCAGTAATAAAGTCTTTCCTGAGGTAAACTTAAGCTCCACATTTCCCATCCCAGCAACAATAGTGGCCATGAACtatgtttcttcttgatcttaagAGTGACGTTTTTCGgataaataaaagtgcaagtggatgtaggtcattgcCAACTTttggagccgaaccactataacatTCTTTGTGTTGTTTACTTGATTCCAATTCATTTAATTCTTATCCTGTCATAtaaattgactcagtgtcgttgaccaaaacgctgGTCAACAATGATGCATCATagttttaaagtaaattatttgatgtttgtgttcctaataatttaaattttgatattttttatgttttgacttatatattatatataataattttaattttaaaattaaatactttttttatgttttttagaaaaaaatattcaatataataaaatatcaagaCATTTTAATCAAAAGTATGAATTTAAAAAGATTAtgtgatcaaattttaattaaaaaaaattaaagctaacaaaaatttatatataaatatatattatttagttAACGCCTAGagaaattaaaataactaatttctcattaaaaaaacttAACTACAAAATAAGAAATATGTAAATTTATGTctatatatgtttggataaacaaaatatattaagtgataaaataaaaaataaataaaagaaagaggGAAATGAATAAAATGTaaacatataaatatttttttgttatagctttcaaaacataattgatagagttatttaaatactttaatatgaaattttaaaataagtgatgattaattattatgacttatttattattatttttaatttatttattttatataaattgttttattatatttatattttttaaatttatttactttattagaaaacaataaaaaatattaaatataaccaAAACCAACTATTTTCGTTAAAATAACATTTATAATAATGTAaagatatatataatatttttggatAAGTCCGGATCAAACCCCACAAAGCAAGAGCCCCACCCCTAGGCCAAACCCACAATTCCACTCTTCTCccaccttttatttatttttgtaaaaatatgtATGGTCAATATTCCATCGACAAACATGTCTCTCTCTTCTCGTGCCCCATAATTGTCTACACCAATGGCttcaaaaagacaaaaaaaaccCATTTTGACTCtcataaaaaatatcattattatcagAATAAATATCACATGCTTCCCAAATTTTCTAACGTGTATACTTTAAATTTGTAATCGTCTATCAAGTTGGCCTTGGAGCTGGATACAAATTTTAAGTAATTTATGATCTTGaaaaaattacaaatttgtaaaaaataataattttaaaatgttccatgtataaatatatatatgtatttatataataGTAAATGTTATAATtttaaatagttaccaaacatacaTGAATGTTgatataataaaaatttatttggaACTTCCTCTTCTTCCATTATCTTGGTCATTTTTTTCAACAAAAGAAACCTTTTTCATTTCTCAACAATGCTATAGATAAATATTAAACTATGATTATAGAATgcattcaatataataaaatgttattaaacaaaaataagagttttcaaaataaatatactTTCCAAGTTTTATGTAGtttgtcatattattattattattttatatacaatCAAGTTCTTAAATTTTAAAAGGAATAATAGTTAAgtcattattatataaattttagtgTAAGTTTTGAAATTTTCTATATATTATGAAGTCTATAAAATATTGgtgcatatataatatataagagAGCACACATTTTTTCTTATAGAAAACAATAAACTTGAAGTTTTGTTAATAAAACTTCGGGCTTCTAGATTGCATCCTAAAAATGGGCATATTAGTGTAATTTGTTCCTATTTTTGGCATTTAGATAGTAATTGTAATCACAATTTTATATGACGGCACATTAatatagttatttagaatattttataaatttttacaaATATATTATTTCAATAAATAGAGTAATTGTCatcattaaatattaaaaaataaatatatatatagtttttagcATATTTTTTCCAAAATATCTAACATGTCACTTGCATATTAATTTAGTTCATTCTTATAAAatatttcttatatatatatattttacaaatAATATAGTTGAATATTGTGATGAAATTGATTTTTATTCTATTTATCTTCATTTGTTCTTATTTTAAGTTGAGAAatcaaaatagaaataaaatttataattatttactttttaattaagaATTCCaaaatgttttaattttttaaaaataaattataagggTTTTATTAAATAACTTATTttaaaaggttttttttttctgtcttCTAGAATATATAAGAAGAGgactttaaagaaaaagaaaaatatattataagactactcttaaatataaatatattttttggaaGGAAATTTTATATAATAACTTTAGTTGCCtatatttgtcaaaaaaaaaaaaaaaaagcaactcgcctaatttatttataaaaaaatgaatttaaaaattctataaatataaACAATAATAAATTTCAATGCCCAAACATTAGTTTAGAGAAACCACCTATGTGTACACAGAATCTCTACTGACacataaagagagagagagagagagagagagagcaagtgACCCCATCAATGGTGTTTTAGCTATTCACCTCCATTAATTTATGTAGAGTAGACCCTTCTCTTCAAACCTTTTTTTCTCCATTACTCTCTCTATTTCAGATCTTCTTTACCAACCTCCATCAACAAAAACGACTTACCATATTTTTCCtcgccttttcttttcttccaaagCAATTATCTTACcaactttttcttctcttctgtATGGAGAGGCCTTTCAATTTTGATGAATCAATCAAAAACTAATATGGAGATCACCACCATCACCAGGGCATTTTTACTTTTCTCAGTCTTTTTCGTCTCAGCTTCATCTCAATTCACCGACCTGTTCTACCCGGGATTCAAAGAGGTCGCCGCTACTAACAATCTAACCTTAACAGGAGTTGCACAGATTCAAACAAATGGTATCTTGAAACTAACCAACGACAGTCGAAGACTCATTGGCCGTGCCGTTTCAGGCTCTAAGATTCGACTAAAGAACTCCACAGACGGTAAAGCTTTCTCCTTTTCAACTTCTTTTGCTTTCACCATAGTTCCAGAGTACCCCAAGCTCGGTGGCCATGGCTTCGCTTTCACCATAGTACCTTCCATTGATACAAAGGGTCTTCCGAGTCAGTATCTTGGTATCTTCAACGCTAGTGACACTGCTGGCAACTTCTCCAACCACATCTTCGCTGTTGAGTTCGATACAGTTCAGGATTTTGAGTTCGGAGATATCAATGATAACCATGTCGGAATCGATATCAACAGCTTAAACTCAACTTATGCTGAGACTGTTTCGTATTTCGACGATAATGATCCTTCCAAGAGAACTAATTTCAGTCTCAATGGGAAAGCTATTCAGGCTTGGATTGATTACGACTCGGCTAAGAATCTTCTCAACGTGTCGGTGGCTCCGTTTTCGAAGAAGccaaaaaaccctcttctttcggTTCAGACGAACTTGACACCGATTTTTCAAGAGTTTATGTACGTGGGGTTCTCTGCTTCGACGGGCTTACTCGCCAGCTCTCACTACGTCTTAGGTTGGAGCTTTAAAGTTAACGGTCAAGCTCGAGCTCTTGACATGGCTTCTCTTGCTTCTCTCCCTGGTCCAAAGAAAAGCCATACGGCTATGGCGATCGGAACCGCGGCTTCAGCAACGGTGGTTTTGATCTCGGCAATCTTGATCGCCGTTTACCTCTTTTACAAGATCAAGAACGCTGATCCGATCGAGAAATGGGAATTAGAGCTCGGCCCACATCGTTATTCCTACAAAGAACTCAAGAAAGCCACGAAAGGTTTCAGAGAGAAGGAGCTTCTTGGCTACGGCGGATTCGGGCGAGTTTACAAAGGAACGATTCCGAAATCCAAAATCCAAGTCG
It encodes the following:
- the LOC133801366 gene encoding L-type lectin-domain containing receptor kinase S.4-like; its protein translation is MNQSKTNMEITTITRAFLLFSVFFVSASSQFTDLFYPGFKEVAATNNLTLTGVAQIQTNGILKLTNDSRRLIGRAVSGSKIRLKNSTDGKAFSFSTSFAFTIVPEYPKLGGHGFAFTIVPSIDTKGLPSQYLGIFNASDTAGNFSNHIFAVEFDTVQDFEFGDINDNHVGIDINSLNSTYAETVSYFDDNDPSKRTNFSLNGKAIQAWIDYDSAKNLLNVSVAPFSKKPKNPLLSVQTNLTPIFQEFMYVGFSASTGLLASSHYVLGWSFKVNGQARALDMASLASLPGPKKSHTAMAIGTAASATVVLISAILIAVYLFYKIKNADPIEKWELELGPHRYSYKELKKATKGFREKELLGYGGFGRVYKGTIPKSKIQVAVKRVSHESKQGLREFVAEIASIGRLRHRNLVQLLGWCRRRGDLLLVYDFMSNGSLDKYIFDKPKTILNWEQRIKIIKGVASALLYLHEGFEQVVLHRDVKASNVLLDSELNGRLGDFGLARLHDHGSNMSTTRVVGTLGYLAPELPRTGKATTSSDVYAFGALLLEVACGRKPIEPNAPPEELVLVDWVWDYYKAGRVLEVIDRRLNDQYDVVEAVMVVKLGLMCSNDGVLARPSMRQVVRYLEGESMVPGELRAPDDVLEGKKDQIGIGEGFDDFLHSFPSSSFEKLSGSYSFRGNDNNNNSNNSHKDGMDQSFASLSTSPLSLLRHGRGGDTTRFSG